Proteins from one Neodiprion fabricii isolate iyNeoFabr1 chromosome 5, iyNeoFabr1.1, whole genome shotgun sequence genomic window:
- the LOC124183694 gene encoding zinc finger protein 260-like, whose translation MAVIEEFSELCRLCAGKTSLSLGLPIFETEGEIRHIDEKISACLPVQISMTDKLPKLVCQECAYKLDQLYNFREKCLHTEGMFVAMLKGVHVDDSHFKEGCGDSDQMQAMQVMDDMDLAGGEQVVSQEEMCQHGGEIQVAGIELDGDTVRMVDQHIRDMQDEVSTQQLTMHLEGDVTVVSNLTVETDLSQLDINYVTSISPQNQDCHDTCQMERVQFCKDIKFEPVIVKDEYHRLQERLSTECSTEANETDERENRMHQPDSDSDSEVDASVENEMETRTEDGTEDPLQAGIAPSTSGRSNLSSNASETPVEYTKSAKASLLQAILTNPSIDEAGNSWYVCRLCNEAATEPPSLAQHFEVHFCSCACGIYYTSVEALNIHKQHCQTSKSKEVLCTSEPCNDIATNPEEQKKPGTTARQKWTPKICTECGKQYRTNYKLQEHMRKHTGEKPFQCLLCEKAFRSKIGLAQHTATHTGQFDYTCSTCGKGFQCKSYLIVHQRVHSDLKPYPCSTCGQNFKTKQSLLDHQNRHLGVKPYMCDICGKGFITKGLCKSHQKIHSGKDNRQYPCMVCNKLFVSKSYLNTHLRIHTGEKPYKCEVCGKGFLTRVDLKIHSTMHTGEKSFVCEMCGKAFARRAALRCHRRSHTGERPYRCDVCGKTFTQFSPMAIHKRLHTGERPYECDICRKAFVSRSTMMCHRKKHHLPSTTDQKEEVSDQVMEIISTEIVVRGSHDGIQITAD comes from the exons ATGGCTGTGATCGAGGAATTCAGCGAGCTGTGCCGACTCTGCGCTGGTAAGACGAGTCTCAGCCTCGGTCTTCCGATTTTCGAGACCGAAGGTGAAATCCGGCAcatagatgaaaaaatttccgccTGTCTTCCTGTCCAG ATCTCCATGACGGACAAGCTGCCAAAATTGGTTTGCCAGGAATGCGCTTACAAGTTGGATCAGCTGTACAACTTCAGAGAGAAGTGTCTTCACACAGAGGGGATGTTCGTCGCCATGCTCAAGGGTGTTCATGTCGATGACAGTCATTTCAAGGAAGGTTGCGGGGATTCTGATCAAATGCAGGCTATGCAAGTGATGGATGACATGGATCTCGCCGGCGGGGAACAGGTTGTTTCTCAGGAAGAGATGTGTCAGCATGGCGGGGAAATTCAAGTTGCTGGTATAGAGCTAGATGGTGATACAGTACGAATGGTTGACCAGCACATACGTGACATGCAGGATGAG GTCTCTACTCAGCAGCTCACGATGCATCTAGAAGGAGATGTGACGGTCGTAAGTAACCTGACAGTCGAGACGGACCTCAGCCAACTGGACATAAACTATGTGACATCAATCAGTCCACAGAATCAAGACTGTCACGACACATGCCAAATGGAACGGGTACAATTCTGCAAggatataaaatttgaacCTGTTATTGTGAAGGATGAATATCATAGGCTGCAAGAACGACTCTCTACAGAATGTTCAACAGAAGCTAATGAGACTGAC gaaagagaaaatcgCATGCACCAACCAGACAGTGATAGTGATAGCGAGGTCGATGCATCAGTCGAGAACGAGATGGAGACACGAACTGAGGATGGAACTGAGGATCCCTTGCAAGCCGGAATAGCCCCATCAACAAGTGGACGTAGTAATCTAAGTAGCAATGCAAGCGAGACACCTGTGGAATATACTAAATCAGCTAAAGCATCACTGCTGCAAGCAATTCTGACCAATCCCAGTATAGATGAGGCAGGTAACAGTTGGTATGTCTGTCGTTTGTGCAACGAAGCTGCCACAGAACCTCCCAGTCTTGCGCAGCACTTTGAGGTTCATTTTTGCAGCTGCGCATGTGGCATATACTACACCAGTGTCGAGGCTCTGAATATCCATAAGCAGCACTGCCAGACGAGTAAAAGCAAAGAGGTATTATGCACAAGTGAGCCATGCAACGATATTGCGACGAATCCAGAGGAGCAAAAGAAGCCTGGAACAACAGCTAGACAAAAGTGGACACCAAAAATTTGTACAGAGTGTGGAAAACAGTACAGAACTAATTACAAACTTCAAGAACACATGCGAAAGCACACTGGTGAGAAACCGTTTCAATGCCTACTTTGTGAGAAGGCCTTTCGTAGTAAAATCGGTCTCGCACAGCACACTGCAACACATACAGGACAGTTTGATTACACTTGCTCAACTTGCGGCAAAGGATTCCAGTGCAAAAGCTACCTCATAGTACACCAGCGTGTGCACTCAGACTTAAAACCATATCCTTGCAGCACATGTGGCCAGAACTTCAAGACGAAACAGTCGCTGCTAGATCATCAAAATCGGCACCTGGGTGTTAAGCCATATATGTGCGACATATGCGGTAAGGGATTCATAACGAAAGGACTGTGCAAAAGCCATCAGAAAATCCATTCAGGAAAGGATAATCGTCAGTATCCTTGCATGGTCTGCAATAAACTATTTGTTAGTAAAAGCTACCTGAATACCCACCTTCGTATTCATACTGGTGAAAAACCGTACAAATGTGAGGTATGTGGAAAGGGTTTCCTCACAAGGGTCGACCTCAAAATTCACTCCACAATGCACACCGGTGAGAAGAGTTTTGTATGTGAGATGTGTGGCAAAGCGTTTGCCCGTCGTGCGGCTCTCCGATGCCATCGTCGATCGCACACCGGCGAGCGGCCCTACAGATGCGACGTATGTGGAAAAACATTCACCCAGTTCAGTCCTATGGCGATACATAAACGTCTTCACACTGGTGAACGTCCATATGAATGCGATATTTGTCGCAAGGCGTTTGTATCCCGGTCTACTATGATGTGCCATCGCAAGAAGCACCATCTTCCATCAACTACAGATCAGAAGGAGGAGGTGTCTGACCAAGTCATGGAAATTATATCGACTGAGATTGTGGTCAGGGGGTCCCACGATGGAATACAGATAACTGCTGATTGA